Proteins from one Cryptomeria japonica chromosome 4, Sugi_1.0, whole genome shotgun sequence genomic window:
- the LOC131061809 gene encoding peroxidase 49 — protein MENSSPLVLMLLGAALMLCLHPLQAQIDGTGLFHDYYAKSCPKAEEIIKSIVEKAVKKEARMAASLLRMHFHDCFVKGCDASILLDDTSNFTGEKTANPNRNSVRGFDVVDNIKAALEKACPGVVSCADIVTVAARDSVVLSGGPSWIVPLGRRDSRGASLQGANQNIPAPNSTHQTLETKFKLKGLDVVDLVVLSGGHTIGLSRCTSFKQRLYNLTGNGKPDPTVDQGYLKQLTTLCPQTGTDDNQTTPLDLVSPTKFDTHYFKNLESGKGLLITDEILYSTKGSKTAALVKFYASHSQAFFQQFAKSMIKMGNITPLIKPSGEIRKNCRKMN, from the exons ATGGAGAACAGTTCTCCCCTTGTTCTTATGCTTTTGGGTGCTGCTTTGATGCTATGTCTTCACCCATTACAAGCACAAATTGATGGGACTGGTCTCTTCCATGATTACTATGCCAAATCCTGTCCCAAAGCTGAGGAGATCATTAAATCGATTGTGGAAAAGGCTGTGAAAAAGGAAGCAAGAATGGCTGCTTCCTTGCTTCGAatgcatttccatgattgctttgtcAAG GGATGTGATGCTTCAATTCTGCTTGACGACACCTCCAACTTCACAGGAGAAAAGACAGCTAATCCAAATAGAAACTCTGTAAGAGGTTTTGACGTTGTGGATAACATAAAGGCTGCATTGGAGAAAGCATGTCCGGGTGTTGTGTCTTGTGCTGATATTGTTACTGTAGCAGCTCGGGATTCAGTAGTCCTT AGTGGAGGACCATCGTGGATTGTTCCTCTGGGAAGAAGGGATTCAAGAGGCGCAAGCTTACAAGGAGCTAACCAGAATATCCCTGCACCCAACTCAACACATCAGACACTGGAGACCAAATTCAAACTCAAAGGACTCGACGTTGTAGACCTTGTTGTTCTCTCTG GTGGTCACACCATTGGATTATCCAGGTGCACAAGCTTCAAGCAAAGGCTGTACAATTTGACAGGAAATGGAAAGCCCGATCCCACTGTGGACCAGGGGTATTTGAAGCAGCTGACGACTTTATGTCCCCAAACCGGTACAGATGACAACCAGACCACACCATTGGATCTCGTGAGCCCTACTAAATTTGACACCCACTATTTCAAAAACTTGGAGTCAGGAAAGGGACTTCTCATCACAGATGAGATTCTGTATTCTACAAAAGGGAGCAAGACAGCCGCCTTAGTGAAGTTCTATGCTAGCCATTCTCAGGCATTCTTCCAACAATTTGCTAAGTCTATGATAAAGATGGGCAACATTACTCCTCTCATCAAGCCTAGTGGAGAGATCAGGAAAAACTGTCGCAAAATGAATTAG